In the genome of Candida albicans SC5314 chromosome 6, complete sequence, the window TTCACGGCATAACTTAATGTATGGATGGTTTGCATATGACCTGATATATAACTACCACcaaaataaattcttttcaaattgaatcttAATGCATGTAAATAAGCAATTTGACCAATATTATTAGATatagaaaataataaagatcTAGCAATATCTTCTTGTTTAAATTGAGCCAATTTTTCAGCAGCagtcaattttttaaatttaccATCACTATCATTATCggaattgttattgttattgctgTTCGTAGACGAGTTGAATTttctcaattttttgaaaactttggCAAATGATGATGCAATATGATTAGCTTTTAAtccaattttattataattagtTCCATAAATATCTCCAACTAATAAATCgatattttcattatctcCATTTTGAGCCATTTCCAACATTTCATTATAATCTTTAGCATCagttaataatgataataaccCCCATAATGTACCTCCACCTAAAGAACTACCAccaattctttcaaatccTTCAGGTCCTGGTTTAGTCACTTTGACCATACTCACCCCACTACCTATATTAACCAATAAATAAGGatagatttcttttttcgATTGAATGGGTTCAAATTTAGTTGTTAATTCAGTTAAATCATAAGTGAAAATTTCTTGAGGGATTTTCGTTATTAACCAATCTAATCCTTTAATTAAACATTCCATTTCATCTTTAGCAATAATTTTCATGGGTAATTTATGTTTTTTAAAtgtttttttcattaaattataaaatttatGAGCTCCTCCTCCAGTTGCCATAATATACGTTATAGGAGGATTTATAttagatttattaattgatttttgtattAATTTAATCATGAATTTCATAGcttcatttttaaaattttccGTTTGGAAATCCTGGAAATGTAATTTACCCccacctccaccaccaGTGGTTTTCCTAGAAGAATTTTTCctatttgatgaagatttagTAAAATAAACTAATTTGGTTAATGTACCACCTATATCCACCGATATATGTATGATTTCATCATTGT includes:
- a CDS encoding pantothenate kinase (Putative pantothenate kinase; ortholog of S. cerevisiae Cab1; transposon mutation affects filamentous growth; repressed in core stress response), encoding MPVFEKKDTVHTNVPSPRPSTNSHTSSTYIPRYRLSITTNEDINLQSIDPGTVKIDCSGAFIANDDLLRDTAPDITDEINNSSSSTSGTPPSSNTSSDLEDDTEESEFDTEENGGGLSDSSSTTVEDDENQLQQLQQQPLYGGVITKNNITLPQHNDEIIHISVDIGGTLTKLVYFTKSSSNRKNSSRKTTGGGGGGKLHFQDFQTENFKNEAMKFMIKLIQKSINKSNINPPITYIMATGGGAHKFYNLMKKTFKKHKLPMKIIAKDEMECLIKGLDWLITKIPQEIFTYDLTELTTKFEPIQSKKEIYPYLLVNIGSGVSMVKVTKPGPEGFERIGGSSLGGGTLWGLLSLLTDAKDYNEMLEMAQNGDNENIDLLVGDIYGTNYNKIGLKANHIASSFAKVFKKLRKFNSSTNSNNNNNSDNDSDGKFKKLTAAEKLAQFKQEDIARSLLFSISNNIGQIAYLHALRFNLKRIYFGGSYISGHMQTIHTLSYAVNFWSKGEMQSYFLRHEGYLGSVGAFMMGPAPILEENGNSSNENNHTNNVKIANGVQH